From Nymphaea colorata isolate Beijing-Zhang1983 chromosome 6, ASM883128v2, whole genome shotgun sequence, a single genomic window includes:
- the LOC116256881 gene encoding retrovirus-related Pol polyprotein from transposon RE1 isoform X1, with protein MPVQVASALISATSGQLSDVEDRSAIMRWHERLGHLPFQLIKQLFPKMFRSVSLDTFACEVCQLSKHVRASYPISFNKTSRPFALVHSDVWGPSGVPTGRGFRYFMTLIDDYSRCTFVYLLKERSEVPGIVKNFVAFVETQFQTPVQTLRTDNAREYVSLSLDDFLRSKGIIHETSCSHTPPQNGVAERKNRHLLNVTRALMFQRHVPKRYWGDALLTSAHLINRMPTRVLNGHSPYSVLWPNQNPWPLTPRVFGCVCFVHDHSPTLKKLDPRSIKAVFLGYSSTQKGYKCVDPSTSRVYVSRDVTFHEHEAYFPANPLQGECLGERVDEYSSHQLIQFTDFLDYTASSPSVSVDDTVSEDRDSQMEGGPVEEQSRDHLFGQVYTRKKNDVMEVVDVTNPDLVSSPDDPSPMNEDLPIALRKGTRSCTSHPIQRFVSYAKLSKDYKCFITSLSRAVIPRSVEDAREDPKWLQAMTEEMDALAKNNTWEVVDIPNGTHLVGSKWVFTVKYKPDGTVERYKARLVAKGFSQKYEIDYLETFAPVAKLKTVRVILALAVQKKWSMDQLDVKNAFLNGHLEEEVYMSMPPGYAQKGKCCYLKKALYGLKQSPRAWFERLRVVMKTNGYKQGNGDHTLFIKQRNGLVSLLLVYVDDMIVTGDDEEEKRKMKETLAAEFDLKDLGKLRYFLGIEIARSETGLVMSQRKYTLDLLKETGKLGCRPFLTPMESGTRISIKTGTILDEEGKGRYQRLVGKLIYLTLTRPDITYAVGVLSQFMHAPTDCHWKSAERVLGYLKNDPGKGLLYTRQSQLSIEGYSDADWAGCTDTRRSTTGYCIFLGGNLVVWRSKRQEVCSRSSAEAEYRAVAMGVTEMLWLKILLADIGVKMEEKMRMYCDNKSAINLANNPVLHDRTKHVEIDRHFIRERIDSKELILPYMKSEDQVADVLTKSLCTSQFEKNVSKLGMFDMYAKLEGEC; from the coding sequence atgccagtacaggttgcctctgctttgatttcagccaccagtggacagttatctgacgtggaggacagatccgctattatgcgctggcacgagagacttggtcatcttccttttcagttgattaaacaattgtttcctaagatgtttcggtctgtttctttggacaccttcgcctgtgaagtgtgtcagttgtctaagcatgttagggcctcgtaccctatttcgttcaataaaaccagccgtccttttgctttggttcactctgatgtttggggtccttcgggagtgcCCACCGGTCGTGGTTTTcgttatttcatgactcttatcgatgactactctcgttgtacgttcgtgtacttgttgaaagaacgtagtgaggttcccggcattgtcaaaaacttcgttgcatttgttgaaactcaattccaaacccctgttcagacccttcgtactgacaatgctcgagagtatgtctccttatcccttgatgacttcttgcgaagcaaaggtattatacatgaaacatcctgtagccacacacctcctcagaatggcgtggctgaaaggaagaaccgtcatttgttaaatgtcacccgggcccttatgtttcaacgtcatgtccctaagcggtattggggtgatgcacttctcactagtgctcatctcattaaccgtatgcctactcgtgtgttgaatggtcattccccttattctgttttgtggcctaatcagaatccctggcctttgacccctcgggtgtttgggtgtgtttgctttgtccatgatcatagtcccactctcaagaaacttgatcctcggtccatcaaagcggtctttttgggttattcctccactcagaagggatacaagtgtgttgaccctagcacttctagagtctatgtctccagggatgttacctttcatgaacacgaggcctactttcctgcgaatcctcttcagggggagtgtttaggtgagagagtggacgagtattcttcgcatcagttgattcagttcacagatttcttggattacacggctagttctccgagtgtgagtgtggatgacacagtcagtgaggacagagacagtcagatggaagggggccctgtggaagaacagtcccgtgatcatttgtttggtcaggtatacaccaggaagaagaatgatgtgatggaggttgttgatgttaccaatcccgatcttgtgagctccccggatgatccaagtccaatgaatgaagatcttcccatagccctacgcaaaggcaccaggtcatgtacttctcaccctattcagagatttgtctcgtatgctaaactcagtaaagactacaagtgctttattacctctttatctagggctgttattcccaggtcagtggaggatgccagggaggatcccaaatggctacaggccatgacagaggagatggacgccctggcaaagaacaatacgtgggaggttgttgatattcctaatggaactcacttagttggttccaagtgggtgtttactgtgaagtacaaacctgatggcactgtagaacgctataaagctcgtcttgttgcaaaggggtttagccagaaatatgagattgactatcttgagacgttcgctcccgttgctaaactgaagacagtaagggtcatcttagctctggcagtacaaaagaagtggagcatggaccaacttgatgtcaagaacgccttcttgaatgggcaccttgaggaagaagtctatatgagcatgccgcctggatatgcgcagaaaggaaagtgttgttatctcaagaaagcattgtatggcctcaagcagtcccctagagcgtggtttgaaagactaagggttgtgatgaagactaatggatataaacagggaaatggtgatcacaccctcttcatcaagcagagaaatggtctggtgagcctcctactagtatatgttgatgatatgattgtcacaggtgatgacgaagaagaaaaaaggaagatgaaagaaacgttagctgctgaatttgacctcaaagatttgggtaaactgaggtattttttgggaattgagattgctagatctgagactggtcttgttatgagccaaaggaaatacactttggaccttctaaaagagacaggtaaactgggatgcaggccctttcttactccaatggagtctggcacaaggataagtatcaaaactgggacgatcttggatgaggaaggaaaagggaggtatcagcggctggttggtaaactcatttatctcacccttactcgcccggatattacgtatgctgtgggtgtgttaagtcagtttatgcatgcccctactgattgtcattggaaaagtgctgaaagagtattgggatacttaaagaatgacccagggaaaggactgctctatactcgacaaAGTCAACtcagtattgaaggatactctgacgccgactgggcaggttgcacagatactagaaggtctaccacaggatactgcatctttcttggaggtaacctggtggtatggagaagtaaaagacaagaagtttgttccaggtccagtgctgaggctgaatacagggcggttgccatgggggttacagaaatgttatggctcaaaattctgttagcagatattggggtgaaaatggaagagaagatgaggatgtattgtgacaacaagtcggctattaacttggcaaacaatccagtcttgcacgacagaaccaaacatgtggagatcgatcgccatttcatacgggaacgcatagattctaaggagttgatcctgccctacatgaagtctgaagatcaagttgctgatgttttaactaagtctttatgtacatctcaatttgagaaaaatgttagcaagcttggcatgtttgacatgtatgccaagcttgagggggagtgttaa